The Quercus robur chromosome 3, dhQueRobu3.1, whole genome shotgun sequence DNA segment TTTAGATGTAACACTATCAACGGCCCAGATCTCATCCACGTGGGACCAGAACCCCATGTCATATTGTACATGAAAACCACACGTACACACACATGACACATTGtgtctctctctgtctctgtgtATTTCCCTATATATAATACTATTACTATATATGCACTGAAAGTCTTAAGAATTTCACTTGAGgaatggtgaagaagaagaagaagaagctgcaTAGAATTGTTGATATTGAAAGGATGAACAACATGCAAAGTGAAAACAAGAAGAGGGTATCAGCAAAGGGCAAGATCAACGGCTCACAATGGTCTGATGATAGTGTTAATCGTggcaaaggaaaacaaaaacagtacCCCATGCAGCTGCAGGTTGACTCTGCAGAGAGTTTCTACAACAGACTCAATGAGCTGTATGAGTCTTGGGGGCTGAACCTAGTGTGAGTTTAATTTCTTGCTAGCTTGTATTAATATTAACAAAGTTCAAGAACCTCTTGGTTCTCTGCTATGTTGACTTTTTAGTTCTCTTTGTTTTGAGATTCTgccttaatttttataattttttttggcaaaggAGTTTGTCTTCTATTTTGGTGGATgagaaaattttgtgaaaagaaaGTGGAGAGTgtagggttttatttatttatttattttgtttggccTACATAATATGAAAGTTTTTGACActgtttatgaaaaatagaaaaagcagttaaaaaatgtttttttttttagtaataactttctaaaataaaataaataaaatggtttactaacTAATATCTTAGGAGATTCAGtaacaaaaaatcttttttttttggtttgaatagtgtttggttgctaagaaacaATGGGAAAATGGAAGAAAGGTAGCTATCTTTTTCTGTTgacttttttctctttgttttgaaCTTTTGCCACATTTGTTTCTAAAATGagttctttttctatttggtggctgagaaaatgttgtgaaaagaaaagtttatgggtgttctttctttttccttttttgggaatattttgcttttcctatgtttggttgctgagaaagagtggaagaagaaaagttgagtggccttttttttttttttttttttttttttttttttacttttcatcgTTTGTggatgagagagaaagcatAGAGTTTGTACTTTTAATGCATGCTTAGACTCAGTGACGTGGATATGTTTTGTCTGTTTTGAccttttttatgttattaattTCAACATTGCCATTGTGGTTCTCATGCATTCtcgaaataataataataataataataataactaatcgctaacccgtgcgatgcacggaaaaactattagaaaataataaagcatgcatatattaaaagacaatttaagtttatgtgtgcttgcaagggatacatactTAAATAattcttgcggtagaaataaaagccttatctttgagataaagaacttatgtaaacaaactaaccttccataaaacaaattaaaaaaaaataaaaaataaaattgatgtcacgggaaattcagccacatagtaataatatataaatctcttaaaacctaaacctaaacataaggactaaatatataaacaaactaaccttacaaaagctgaactttataaggtaaaatctataccgtgcattgtagatcttgaatgctttagggtttcctacgtctggagagagagagtttgcagaaaccgtggctttatatttcttaacttgagagaggggtaaggttgctagggttttgtagatcttgaatgctttagggcttcttacgtttggagaaagagagagtttgcagaaaccgtggctttatatttcttattttgagagagggataaggttgctagggttttgagaagttataatttttatttattttttattttttatgctgaagtggaaaattgattttttattttttatactgacgtggaaaattgtgatgccagcaaaggtttcggttttatatatatatatatatatagataataataataaagtggtcttttttccccccttaattaataaatagtttggattaaatatttgttatacatattaatatttttaattcatttggGAATCCAAACCAACGCTGGAAAATCTCACTTGGGTAAATATTTTAGAGTTATGTAAATAGTATCgtttggaaaattattaataaactattttagaaaaattttaacactactcttattaaaatataaaaagctgtaaaaaaattaactttttttttttcccataaaatgtttttaaaaatatctcaTAAACCAAGAGGCATTGTTAACTTTTCCtaatattttatagaaatttataCTTCTTAATGGGAGAGTTTAATACctacttcccttttttttttttctggatgtGTAATATTGGCAGCTTTAATGCAAGAGAAACAATGTTGGACTTGCATCTCTTTTACAAAGAAGTGACTGTTAGGGGAGGATTTCATCTGGtaagtttcttttatttgtcaAATTGTACCACATTATctatttcttgaagcattatGATTATGTTATCTACATAAACTCTTTTCAGAAGTAGTTTCTTGAAGTACAAGTGCAGTGATCATTAGGTTTTCTAATCCATTGAAAATGATGCTTTTATCGGATATTAACttctatgtttgtgtttttcatcCTGCAGAAGGTAGAAACTCTGATCttgctacttttttttaaggagtagaaacataattctaacaaattGAGTACTTACTTGAATGCAAGAAAAAGTTACCGtgtaaatttttggtttttcttaatCCAAATTTCACGTATTCATGACAGTATGAACTTGTTCAAGACCATCTCCCCTTGCTGCCCCTCGGCTCTGCCTTTGAAGGCCATGTAATTATGTTAAGAATGAATTTACAAGACAAGGTTTGGACAATGACAAATTAgtcaaccaaagaaaaagaatggaagaaaaccattatttttaaattgcatATGCTCTTGTGCTATGAAAACTACTGTATTCCATTCCTAAATTGACCTCTCTTGAGCCACAAACAAACCATTGTCATGAATTTaggattatatgattgtgtttgcAGGTTACTAAGGATAGGAGATGGGATGAAGTTGCGTTTGCTCTTAAATTGGAAGGAAACAATATGAAGTTTCATACTCAACTTCAAATACTTTATGCACTTTTTCTGTACAAGTTTGAGCTAACTTACTTCTATAGGGAACCAGCAAAAGCAGCTAGAGCTTCAGGTACAAAAGCTGATCTAATAGGTTCTGCCAAATTATGCTGAACTGAATTTGCTTCTGACAGACAAACttccaaggaaatgggcaatctaaaatatttttgacattttcgGTTATGTTTTCTATTTTACCTCCTTGGGTTTGGGGGTctctctatttaattttttatttgtatttaatttctTGTATAGTTGTATATAAATAAAGAGGtattaaaaattacataaataatttGGTTATTGCTCAGAGTTGTTTCTTTCTACCACCCGAAAGTAAATTATTGGGACAATGTTGTTTAGAGCCAACCTTTTTAGAATGATAATTTCTGGGTCATGATGCAGATTGCTCAGGAATGAAGCGGAAGAGTGGGGacaatttatttgattttacaaCTATTGAAGATAATGTAGTGATGAAGAAGATGTGCAAGGACAATGCTTTTCCATTGTTGCCAGGTCTGTCATTGTAGTTGACTTGGTAGAATAATTTGCTTGACCTTAAACACCATTAAATCTTCAATTACCAAGTAATTTCTTAGATGAATCATGCACAGTTTTACTGGGAAATCATTTAAGGCTCAGAAATTGGAGAAAATTCTTCAtaaagtgaaaataaaaaataaaaaaataaccattCACATTCTTCAGTTATGGTTTACCCCTTTAATTGGTCTATTGTGGaaaaatttttgtttacttAATATATAAAGAACTGAAGCATTGTAATAAAGTTCTTGGCTCACCCTGAAATTTTTTCCTCAGTCAATAGGTAAAACCTAAATTTATCCCATGAATACAAACTTCAACTTGGTAAATGGAACGTGGCCCAATGTTTTCTTATTGTTCTTAAATGTTCCTACCTAAAACTCAACTAGTTGAAAGTAATGTAATTGAAACTGTGTTAAAATATGGGCTATTAATGGTTGGACTTAGCTTATAGGagctaatttttttcaaagagtGTGCAGAGAAGCAAATTTGTAGCTATCCCAAGTTCACTGGACACTGTAGAATTCTTATATGAAGTGACATGGATACTTTAATTATGTTTGCACATTTTAGCAGGTCCTAGAACTGCAGAGCCAAAACTGTCCCCACAGACGCCATCCAAAAACAAAGAGACAAAGAAACGTCCAGGTGCTCAACGGGGGCTAAGGACTGCATATCACATCTTCATGAAGGAGGAATGTACTCGACTAAGGACTTTTCATGGGGACAGTTTCAAGCGCCAAAATGTCCGAGAAATGGCACTTATTGCATGGAGAAGCCTCTCCGAGAAGGAGCGACAGGTATGACTACACCTCAAGCTAGAATATATACCTGTGGGCCTTCATGAACTTTAGTTTGTTTAGAGGATGAGGATGCTGTGAATTACACAGCTGTAGAAGTGCAGCTGAATGTTATATGTTTGTTAATTTATATGACTTATGAGTGTTAGTATTGTGTCTATGTGTGTCCCCTACTCTCACTATCTTTTCCATATTCTTGCAGCCATATATCGACGAAAGTatgaaagaaagggaaagagtGAAAGAAATGGCTGCCttcaaagaaagggaaaaaatgaaagaaatggcAGCCTTCAGCGATTGCCAGAACCTGCAAATTACAAAGACTCATGAGACTTGCCTGGATGGTGACTACCATGTGACTTTGGAAACTGAGGTAGAGAACTTCCTTGTGCCTGATGAATCAACTGTCAACTTGGCCATTACAATGATGAATGACCCTATACTTCAGATTGACTGCTTTGGGTCTCTCGACGTACCAGCTGAAGGATCCAATTTGCTCTAGAGCTTCAGTTTGTGGAGTTTCTTTTGTGATGGGGGAAGGTGCCCTATATAAATTAGAAGATGGGTACTTGTACTGTTTGTACTATCGTACATGCATCCTTCTTTGGTCTGTCTTTTGCATATAGTAGTGTTTTCTTTTGGAGCTTTTGAATATGTGTACATGTTTCCCATTGGCCATATGAGCTTccatcattatctttttttgtttaggcAGCAGCTAAAAGAGTAGAAGTGCATTACAGACCCTCCACTTGTATCAATTTTGTATCAGTCAAAGTTGTTTTAGTTGAcctacacaattttttttttcaatcttttggtTTCCTTGGAGAAATTCGTGAACAGAAATGCTAAACATGTTCACTTTCTTATGCTGAAATCATGCTGTCAAGGACGCAGTGGTAGTCTTGGAAAAATCATGCACTTAATTAAGCCCTTCTGCCATTATGTTTCAGGCTGGAgcaatattttctcaatttgTCTTGTTAGCATGATTCAGTTCATGAAATGAATAGTGAAATGTTTATCACGTTCTTTCTGGATCCTCTTTACAACTTTTGGGGGCTATGGCCTATATCTATTTCAAAGCTTTTGACACCTTTCTCCTCTACCTTCCCAAACTTGATGAATTTCTGTCTAGCAAAATTGTCATGAAGTATCTAAATGCTGagttgttgattttttttttcctccaattttAATTGTTGTAAGGTGATTAGAAAAAATATCTATTCTTAAACAGCTTTCTCCACTGAATTGTCTAAACATAAACTGTGTGACAGAAAACTATCACAAACATAATGTGAAAACAGTATGTTTATCCCAAGTTTTGATTGACATTGAAGAGAAGGAAACTTCACTCAACACCATAGTGAGAAGCTTGCAATTGCTTTTGGACTACTTAACACAACACCGGAAACAGCCATCCATGTTGTGATTAATTGAGGATGTGTGAGGAATGCCATTCAGTCATAAAGCTTGTTTCTAAAGTTTACAACTGAGAGAGAATTGTGAGGGACTGTGTGCACTATCATCATTTCAAAAATGGAAGATGTTCATGCCAAGGATTATTGGTAAGGTCTCCTTAAGAAAGTTGGGGGGTGTCAATGTGGTGAGGAAGCAGAAACAGCAGAGGTTagcaatggaaaatttgatccAAACCCCCAACGAACAGAACAGAACCAATGATTTCAAATGGAGATGGTATACtttaagattgaaaaaaaagagaagatttTGTTGAAATCTAAATTCCTGCCCAACTTGATCACATGTTGATAGAGAAGAACCCAACTAAAAAATGACATTATAGTTTTATGTTCCTGCCATACTTGGTGGCATGTTAATAATGATTGAGAAGACACCGACTTCTAAAACATGAAAACTAGACTCCCGGAATAGACATATGCATCATTGATGACCTGGACAGGTCAACAAGAGAACCCTTCTcttagaaaaaaattctaattctGACAAACTACTTGATCCTGCCTGCTATTAATTTATAAACACACGAATAAGCTTATATATGCAATCTAAGCATGAATATATGGAGAAGAAGGAGGTCATTACAGAGTGTGAATTGTGTAGCAAGTTAGTGCCAGGAAGAAAATTGAATacagtagggtttttttttttttttttttggggggggggggggggggttgttgtTGTGTGTGCGGCTTGTATAGTCAGATTTTGGATTTGGCTATTACTTATTTACATTGGCGTTATGTTTTATTGAGGCAACCTGGACAGTTTTACTTGTTTAGGCATGGAATCAACTCTTGGAATCCCATGAGTTCAAGAACAGAAGTTGGGAAGTTATATTGAAACAGAAATTATTAGCCTTCTGGACTTTTTTCATTAGGAATATCTAAACAAGTTTAAAAAAGAGTcaaggttgcatataaacttagTAGTAAATTATTCCTTTTACCTGGtcttattcattttcatttcagaGAGTACTCTACACATTCCATGGTAGTGCTATCAGAAGATCTATCATATTCAAGCATTCCTTTTCTGTAGGCTTCCATCTTAACTAAGACTAAAAGAATTCAAAACTTGATTAGCTGAGGAAATTTTGCCACTTAATAGTCAGagattttctatttatttccACCCACTTTCATTTGTAATAGAGATTGACGTATCTTTAATCAGAAAAGATAGTTTTAATGCACCTTGAGTCTCTCTGAGCACTTCCAGCTACTGATGATAAAATCTGTATATATGGCCTTTCAAGTTATGTTACCCTCCAAACAGAATGATCAAAATATTACCTTTATTCGTCATCCCTACATACTATATCACACCAAACCATACAAGTGATGATTTTATTTCATTACAGTGATTTACACATAGGTACAGGGACAGGAGGCTATACAACCATGATAAACTAATGATAGAAGTTACAAATCACATATGGGATGCTTTACTTATATGCTAAACAGCACAGAAGAAAACATCAAAGATGTGATATAAACCTATTGTGACATATTTTGCCACACTATCTCTGTTTTATACCATAGTATACATATTAATTCACACCTTCTCACAATCTGGTTTTGTAGGCTGGCATTCTGTTATATAAAGATGGTGTCTCTCAGTCGATGATCCTGAAGGATTTCCATAACTTTTATAACTCTCATTCTTATCATCCTCACTGTCGTTATCTTCGTCGGAAGTGTTGCTTTCCTTGTTCTTATTATTGGCATCAACTGTTGGCACTGAACCTAATTTTGGATTTCCCTTTGTGCTTGACTTCTCAGGTTGATTATTTGGCTTTACATCAGTTGCACCATTGGTCACCTCTTCTAAGAGAAACCTTTTGGCATCACCTTGGATACAAAGCAAGAGTAATCCACAAGCACCCAGAACCACAAATACTGTCTTCATGATTAACCTGCACTTAAAAACCAATTAGTGAATTTTATGAGCAGTTTAAGCAACCGAACCAAGATTAACATATAATTTAACAATGCAATTACAAATCAAATGAAACAAACAATGTTGAACATCTTGGAGCACCTTATCTTCTTTCTTGGTTTCTATTAGATGCAGATGATGAATATTGAACTCAAGGACAAGAATTTATAGAAGAAATG contains these protein-coding regions:
- the LOC126716762 gene encoding uncharacterized protein LOC126716762 isoform X1 yields the protein MVKKKKKKLHRIVDIERMNNMQSENKKRVSAKGKINGSQWSDDSVNRGKGKQKQYPMQLQVDSAESFYNRLNELYESWGLNLVFNARETMLDLHLFYKEVTVRGGFHLYELVQDHLPLLPLGSAFEGHVIMLRMNLQDKVTKDRRWDEVAFALKLEGNNMKFHTQLQILYALFLYKFELTYFYREPAKAARASDCSGMKRKSGDNLFDFTTIEDNVVMKKMCKDNAFPLLPGPRTAEPKLSPQTPSKNKETKKRPGAQRGLRTAYHIFMKEECTRLRTFHGDSFKRQNVREMALIAWRSLSEKERQPYIDESMKERERVKEMAAFKEREKMKEMAAFSDCQNLQITKTHETCLDGDYHVTLETEVENFLVPDESTVNLAITMMNDPILQIDCFGSLDVPAEGSNLL
- the LOC126716762 gene encoding high mobility group B protein 10-like isoform X2; amino-acid sequence: MVKKKKKKLHRIVDIERMNNMQSENKKRVSAKGKINGSQWSDDSVNRGKGKQKQYPMQLQVDSAESFYNRLNELYESWGLNLVFNARETMLDLHLFYKEVTVRGGFHLVTKDRRWDEVAFALKLEGNNMKFHTQLQILYALFLYKFELTYFYREPAKAARASDCSGMKRKSGDNLFDFTTIEDNVVMKKMCKDNAFPLLPGPRTAEPKLSPQTPSKNKETKKRPGAQRGLRTAYHIFMKEECTRLRTFHGDSFKRQNVREMALIAWRSLSEKERQPYIDESMKERERVKEMAAFKEREKMKEMAAFSDCQNLQITKTHETCLDGDYHVTLETEVENFLVPDESTVNLAITMMNDPILQIDCFGSLDVPAEGSNLL